GTGGCACCGGTTTGGGGTTGGCCATCGTCAAGCACATCCTGGAACGTCATGATGCCAAGTTGGTGATTAAAAGCCAGTTGGGTAAAGGGTCAAGCTTCCGGTGCGATTTTCCGCGCAGCAAGGCCGTGCATTAAACGACGGATGTCATCAGGGTTGCGATGACTCTGGATAGTAGGGAATGACCAGGCCTGGCGGAAATGAAAATAGCCAGGCCTGGTTAAAATGAATGATGTCTTGACGAATCGGAAGACCGATTACAGCCATTGGGTTATGGCAGCATCATACCGCGGATCGTGAAGTAAATCATCGCCGCCAGAATGCCGGAAACCGGGACGGTGATGACCCACGCGGCGACGATTTTCAAGAAGGCCGAACGTTTGACCAGCTCTTTCTGATACACCTTATTCAAGGATTTACGTTCTTTCTTGGTCAATTCCACTTCCGCTTTATGCTGCTTTAGTTCCGCCAGCATGATTTTCTTCTCCTGAATGCTGGCTTTTCCGAAACGCTCGATGTATTGCTCGATTTCCGCCTGATTGGCGCCTTCGTGGTGGTCACGAATCTGCTGCAGGGTTTTGGCGTAGTTGCGCTTCAGGTATTCACGCAGGAAGCCGACACCGAAAATCCCGCCCACGGCAATGTGAGTGGAACTGACCGGCAAGCCCAGCTGAGACGCGATGATGACGGTAATGGCCGCGGCCATCGCAATCGAGAAGGCACGCATTTGATCCAGTTCGGTGATTTCGGAACCGACGGTTTTAATCAGTTTCGGCCCGAACAACAGTAGCCCTAAACTGATGCCGATGGCACCAATCAACATGACCCACAATGGAATTTCAGCTTTGGTGGAGACCTGATGGCTCTGCACCGCATCGTTAATGGCAGCCAAAGGCCCGACGGCGTTGGCGACGTCATTGGCACCGTGCGCGAAGCTCAATAGCGCGGCGGCGAAAATCAACGGAATGGTGAAAAGAGCGTTGACACTGGCTTTGCTGCTTTTCAAGCCATTGGCTTGGCGGGCAATCATCGGGCGGACGCTTAAGTACACCATGAAGGCGATGGCGAGACCGACCAGTGACGCGGTTAAAAAGTCCGCGTGCCAGATTTTTTTCAGGCCTTTCAGAATCAAATAGGTCGAGAAAGCCCAGGCCATGACGGAAATCAGAATCGGCACCGTCCTTTTTGCCGCGGCGAGCATGTCGTCCTGATAGGTGATGCTGCGTTTGATCCAGAGCAGGAACATGGCCGCGATCAACCCCCCGATGACCGGTGAGATAATCCAGCTGGCGGCAATGGCGCCCATTTTGTCCCAGTTGGCGATTTCCCAACCGGTGGCGGCGATGCCGGCGCCGAGAACGCCGCCCACAATGGAGTGGGTGGTGGACACCGGCGCGCCCATGGCCGTGGCCAGGTTCAGCCAAATCGCTCCGGACAGGAGGGCGGCGATCATCAGCCAGACAAAGGTATCGCCGTTCTCAATCAGAGCGGGGTCGATAATGCCTTTTTTAATGGTGCTGATGACGTCGCCACCGGCAATCAAGGCCCCGGCGGATTCGAAGACGGCGGCGATGATGATGGCGCCGGTCAAGGTTAAGGCTTTCGAGCCGACGGCGGGGCCAACGTTGTTGGCCACGTCATTGGCGCCGATGTTCATCGCCATGTAACCGCCGATCATGGCGGCAATGACCAATTCGACACTGACCGTTCCGGTGCCCAGTTGCAAATTGGCGGAGAAAAGCATGATGAGGATAATGAAGAGCAGGGCCGATCCGAAGCGGAACATTTCCTTCCGACTTTTGCTGGTGGCGTCTTCGATGTCATTAATGTCCCGAAATTCCATGGAATGTCTCTCTGTTTCACTGTTTGATTTTGAGCGATTCTGACAAGCGGGAATTGTATAAAAAATTACGTGAGGATTGGGATAATGTGACAAATATATTGCAATATTTTTGATGTGTGTTTTGTTTACGGGGCTGGAAAGGCCCGATTGACGGTGTCATATAACTGTCATTTTTGTTTCATTTGGATGTTACGCCAGCCCGTCATAATCCTTCCTGTCTATAAAGATAAATACTTTCTATTTTTTAGGAGAAGAAGTAATGAAACGCAATCTACTAATTGCAATGGGTCTTGCTACCGCTGTGGTTTCTAACTCTGTTTATGCCGCTGGTGTGGATTCTGCTATTCCAGACTACAAAAAAGTTTCCGGTGTTTCCGGTAACCTGTCTTCTGTTGGTTCCGATACTTTGGCGAACTTGATGACGCTTTGGGCGGAAGAATTCAAGCGTACTTATCCTAACGTCAACATTCAGATTCAAGCGGCCGGTTCTTCAACGGCTCCTCCAGCGTTGACTGAGTCAACTTCTAACATCGGTCCTATGAGCCGTAAAATGAAGTCTAAAGAAACGGCCATGTTCGAAAAGAAACACGGTTATAAGCCTACTGCAATCGGTGTTGCAATCGATGCGCTAGCGGTTTACGTCAACAAAGACAACCCAATCAAAGGTTTGGCGATTCCTCAAGTGGATGCCATCTTCTCTTCAACTCGTAAGTGTGGCGCGAAAAACGACGTGACAACTTGGGGTGGTGTTGGTCTGACAGGTGAGTGGAAAGACAAGTCTATCCAGCTTTACGGACGTAACTCTGTTTCCGGTACTTACGGTTACTTCAAGAAGAAAGCGCTTTGTAAAGGTGACTACAAGTCTTCTGTGAACGAGCAACCAGGTTCAGCTTCCGTTGTTCAATCCGTTACTTCTTCTTTGAACGGCATCGGTTATTCCGGTATCGGTTACAAAACAGCCGGTGTTAAAGCGGTTCCGCTTTCTAAGAAAGACGACGGTAAATTCGTCGCGGCGACACCTGAGAATGCTTTGAACGGCACTTATCCTTTGGCGCGTGTGCTTTACGTTTACGTCAACAAAGCGCCTAACAAGCCGCTTGAGCCAGTTGTGAAAGAATTCTTGAACTTGGTTCTTTCTCAAAAAGGTCAACAAGACGTAGTGAAAGACGGTTACATTCCTCTACCAGCGAACATGGTTGAGAAATACCGCGCGATCATCAACAAGTAATTGTTGGTTATCCTTGTCAAAAAGCCCTCTTCGGAGGGCTTTTTTCGTTTGAGATGAAACCACCTTAACCGGTGGCTTTTTATGTTTGTTTAGTCGACTTTAGCCAATCGCATTAAACCAGTTCGATTTCAATGTCCGATAAGGGAATCACGCTGCACGTCAAGATATAGCCGCTGTCGGTTTCATAGACCGGATCCTGAATTTCTTCCACATCACCGGAAACCAAGCGCACTTCACAGGCACCGCAGTTGCCACCGCGACAGCTGTAGGGCATATCAAATCCGGCTTCGTCCAATGCGTCCAGTAATGAAAACTGGCCGTCAAATTCACATTCTCCTTGTCCTGATACTTTAATTTTCGGCATGGTTTTGACCTTTGTTAAGCGTGTTAAAAGTTTTATTTTAACAATTCAAATCCCATCCTTTGCAGTAAAATAGCCTCAATTTATAAACTTGGTTTATTCGGTTAATCATTTATTTTAATGGAAGGGTGATTATGACGTGGACAGCGTTTCAGTCTAAATTTCAACACAT
The nucleotide sequence above comes from Hydrogenovibrio thermophilus. Encoded proteins:
- a CDS encoding inorganic phosphate transporter: MEFRDINDIEDATSKSRKEMFRFGSALLFIILIMLFSANLQLGTGTVSVELVIAAMIGGYMAMNIGANDVANNVGPAVGSKALTLTGAIIIAAVFESAGALIAGGDVISTIKKGIIDPALIENGDTFVWLMIAALLSGAIWLNLATAMGAPVSTTHSIVGGVLGAGIAATGWEIANWDKMGAIAASWIISPVIGGLIAAMFLLWIKRSITYQDDMLAAAKRTVPILISVMAWAFSTYLILKGLKKIWHADFLTASLVGLAIAFMVYLSVRPMIARQANGLKSSKASVNALFTIPLIFAAALLSFAHGANDVANAVGPLAAINDAVQSHQVSTKAEIPLWVMLIGAIGISLGLLLFGPKLIKTVGSEITELDQMRAFSIAMAAAITVIIASQLGLPVSSTHIAVGGIFGVGFLREYLKRNYAKTLQQIRDHHEGANQAEIEQYIERFGKASIQEKKIMLAELKQHKAEVELTKKERKSLNKVYQKELVKRSAFLKIVAAWVITVPVSGILAAMIYFTIRGMMLP
- a CDS encoding PstS family phosphate ABC transporter substrate-binding protein produces the protein MKRNLLIAMGLATAVVSNSVYAAGVDSAIPDYKKVSGVSGNLSSVGSDTLANLMTLWAEEFKRTYPNVNIQIQAAGSSTAPPALTESTSNIGPMSRKMKSKETAMFEKKHGYKPTAIGVAIDALAVYVNKDNPIKGLAIPQVDAIFSSTRKCGAKNDVTTWGGVGLTGEWKDKSIQLYGRNSVSGTYGYFKKKALCKGDYKSSVNEQPGSASVVQSVTSSLNGIGYSGIGYKTAGVKAVPLSKKDDGKFVAATPENALNGTYPLARVLYVYVNKAPNKPLEPVVKEFLNLVLSQKGQQDVVKDGYIPLPANMVEKYRAIINK
- a CDS encoding 2Fe-2S iron-sulfur cluster-binding protein gives rise to the protein MPKIKVSGQGECEFDGQFSLLDALDEAGFDMPYSCRGGNCGACEVRLVSGDVEEIQDPVYETDSGYILTCSVIPLSDIEIELV